The Cuculus canorus isolate bCucCan1 chromosome 26, bCucCan1.pri, whole genome shotgun sequence genomic sequence CTGTTCCAATGCCGTTCCCGTTCCTGATTCCGTTCCCATTCCCGgttccattcccattcccagttccattcccattcccagttccaTTCCAATTCCCTgttccattcccattcccattcccggTTCCATTCCCTGTTCCAATCCCGTTCCCATTCCTGATTCCGTTCCCATTCCCGGTTCCATTCCTATTCCTgattcccattcccattccctgTTCCAATCCCGTTCCCATTCCTGGTTCCGTTCCCATTCCCAGTGGTGGTGCCGGTTCCAATTCCATCCCCATTCCCGGTCCTGGTCCCATTCCCATTCTCTGTTGCCTTCCCCTTCCCCGctcccaccccctccctccctcccgccccgcccccgccgcccccccccccccccccccggtgccgcgtgtccccgtgtccccgcgCCGCGGTCCCCGCCTGTCCCGGCGATGCGGCCGCCGCACCCCTCGatgctgccgctgctgctgccgctgctgctgccgctgctgccgcCCGGGGCTCCGGCCGCGCCGCCCGCCCTCACCGACGCCGAGATCGAAGCCTTCCTGCGGGGCTTCCTCGGCACCGGCGACGGCAGCGAAGCGGACACCGACCTGGGCTTCGGCACCGGCACCGACCCGGGCTTTGGCATCGACCCGCGGTTTGGCACCGGCACCGGCCCGGGCACCGGCACCGACCCCGGTAAGCGAGTGTCACCGGTCCCGAGCGGCCCTCCGCCATCCCGTCCCCGCTCACCCTCCCCCGCCTTCCCCAGGGTCCCCGGAGCGGGTGAAGGAGCCCCAAAAAGccaagaaggggaagaaagagaaacctCCCAAACCCACCAAGAAGCCCAAGGAGAGAGCGCGGGGCTCCAAGAAGGACAAGGACAAGGACAAGGACCGGGGTAAGGACAAGCCCCCCAAGACGCCCAAGGAGAAGCCCCCAAAAGGCTCGGAGAAGCCCCCAAAAGGCTCCAAAAAGCCCAAGGAGAAGCCCCCCAAGGAGAAGCCCCCCAAGAAACCCTCTGGCAAGAAGCCACTAGAGCCCCCAACCACCCCCCCGGAGTCCCCCACCATCCCACTGTCACCGTggggtgaggaagaggatgtGGGGACACCCCACTTCCCAGAGCGGCCATCGCCCtatgaggaggaggaagatggaggTGGGCAAGGTGAGTCTTGGGGGCCCTGTCCCGCTGGGGGAGGATTGGCACACTGGGGTGGCACCCCATGTCCTGCCCGACTCCCTGGTGGCACCCCAGGGCTGCATGGACTTTGTCCCCCATGGGGTCCCCAGAGGGGTtaccccctctgccccacctccCTTCCTCCAACTGAGATTTTCTTTCGGTGCGGGGCTGCTAGGAGGGTGTTGGGGTGGCCGCCGCCAACCCCTCATTTGTGTTCCCTGTCCCTAGGGGACCTGGAGGAGCCGAGCAAGCCCTGGGAGGACTGGCACCCCAAGCCCCAGCCTGGTGAGTGTCCTGGCCCCCGGCCACCTCCCTATGTCCCGAGGCCAGCTCCCTGTTCCCCAGGGCCACCTCCCCACTCCCCAGTTCCGCATCCCTGCGCCCTGGGGTCATGTCTCTGTTCCCAAGTGCCATGCCCTGCTCCCTGGAGTTGCCCCTCTGCACCTCAGCgccacctccctgctcccccgtgccacctccctgcaccccagttccatccctctACAACCCAAGGCCACCTCCGTGCTCACATATGCCACATCCCCGCTccccagttccacctccctgcaccccagtgccaccccctgctCCCTGGGgtcacctccctgcaccccaatgtCACATCTCTATTCCCAAGTGCCACCTCCCTGCCCCCGGTGCCCCTTCCCCATGTCTCCCCTCCCCACAGAGGTCCCAGAACCACCAACACTGGACTACAACGAGCAGCTGGAGCGGGAGGACTACGAGGACTGTAAGGTTTGGGGACACGGGTgggggacactgctggggtCCCCCTCTACCCCTCTGCCTTGCCCTCCAAAGCCACTGTCACCCTCTCTGTCCCCAGTTGAGTACATCCGGCAGCAGCAGAAACCCCGCAAGCCCCCAAGCAGGAAGAAACCTGACAGGGTTTGGCCCCAGCCCGAGGAACCATGTGAGtggagggacagggggacaatggggggctGGCACTGCTCGGGGTGGGGTGAGGGGATGGGCCCCAACCTTGGAGACCTGGGGGAGCATCAGTTTGGGGCAGCCTCGAGCTGGGGTGGGCATAAGGAGCTTCTTGGTGGCAACAGGGATCTTGTGGGGATTTAGAGGGATCCTGTGAGGAGCTGGGGACCCCACTGGGGCACAGGAACACCATGGGGGCACAGGGGACCCCACTGGGACATGGAGACCCCATAGGAGCACGATGACCCCATGGGGAAATAGTGGATCCCATAGGGGCACACTGACTCCATGGGGGACCCCACGGGGCAAGGGGACCCCTTAGGGACACGCTGACTCCCTGGGGACCCCTTAGGGATCCCTTCAGGGCACACTGACCCTAGAGGGGCATCTTGACATCTTGGGGACATAGGGGACCCGACAGGGGCACACTGACCCCACGGGGGACCCCACAGAGATATGGGGACACAGGGGGCCGCATAGGAGCATAGGGGCACACTGACCCCCATGGCCCCACACGGCCCCTCGACCCCCAGTGCTGccagaggtgtccctgccacaGCCTGTCCCATCACCTGTCCTGGTGACTGAAGGGGACTACGAGGAGCCCTTCGAGCACCCCAACTACGATGATCGTGAGTGACAagttgggggggggaggggacacacacagagcaccgccgccgccccccccccctcggCACTGGCACCCATCTGTCGCCCTCCAGTGCCCACTGGGCTCCAAGTGGGGGCACTCCCTGTCCACTCCTGGCCATAAATGCGTGCCCCCGTGTCCCCTGTACACCCCCTGCCCTAAAGGCGTGCCCCCTGCCCCCCCTCAGTCCCAAAGGGGTGCCCTGGTCCCCCCTGCCCCTTAGCCCTAAAGGgggctcccagctcccccccacccccctcttGCCCTAAAGGGGTCTCAgcccccctgtgtccccccagtgGAATACGGGCTGCCCCCCCCGCCGAAGCCCAGGAAGCACCCAGACAAAGGGGACGAGATGGAGACAGACGAGGAGAAACTCAAACCCTGTGAGAGGCGAGGGCccggtgcgggggggggggggggggggggggggggggtggggggaaggacATTCATGGGGTGGGTGGGACGTCCTGGGGTATGTGGGACATCCTGGGGTATGTGGGACATCCATGGAGTGGGTGGGACTTCCATGAGGTATATGGGACATCCGTGGTGTGTGTGGGACATCCATGGGACGGGTGGGACATCCATGGGGCGGGTGCCAGCACCCCAGTAGCTGCTCTCCCATCTCAGGGAAGCCCAAGAAAGgtggcagcagcaaagaggaagaggaggacccTTGGGCCGAGGAGAAGACCCGGGACCGCAAAGGTGGGTGCACCTCCCCTAGACCCGCTGGCTCTGCCCCCCTGGCTCTACCCTTCCCCCCTTCCGCCCCCCCACTGTGCCCCCTTTTCTAGGGAAACCCAAAAAAACAGGAGGGAAGAAGTGGGATCCAGATGAGGACGAGTGGGCCCCTCCAGAGGAGAAGACAAGTGAGTGTCCCTGTTCCTGGGGGGACAAAGGAAGTCCCTGCTGGGTGGGGGGGGGTGCCCATCATCTCCCCCCTCCATCTTCCAGGATGTCCCCCCATCGGCCTGGAGTCCCACCGCATCGAGGATGATCAGATCCTGGCCTCCTCCATGCTGCGCCATGGGCTGGGTGCCCAGCGCGGGCGCCTCAACATGCAGGTGAGGGTTGACCATCCCACCACGCTGGTAGACCTCCATCtatgtccccatccctcttgTGCCATCACCCCTAACCATGtcccccccactgtcccccaccTCAGGCAGGCACCAACGAGGACGATTTCTTCGACGGGGCTTGGTGCGCCGAGGATGACAGCCGAGCACACTGGATAGAGGTGGACACGCGCCGGACCACCAAGTTCACTGGTGTCATCACCCAGGGCCGGGACTCCCAGATCCAGTACGGGGATGAGCAGGAGGAGACATGGGGTGGGGGAGTAGCTTGGGGACCCCCTTTCCCAAGGCCAcgttggacggggcttggagcaaccggtgggaggtgtctctgtccaCTGCAAGGGTTGGACCTGATTGAGCcgtgaggtcccttctgacccaacccattccatggttccatgattctgccaacctttccccttcctcccgCAGCGAGGACTTTGTCACCAGCTTCTACGTGGGCTTCAGCAACGACAGCCAGAACTGGGTGATGTACAGCAACGGCTATGAGGAAATGGTACGAGACCCTAAACCAGGcctgtggggttggggacagggacaaTGGGGACTCTCTGCCCCACTCACTTACATCTTGCCCCCTTCGGTAGAAGTTTTACGGCAATGTGGACAAGGACACGCCGGTGTTGACAGAGTTCCCTGAGCCAATGGCAGCCCGTTACATCCGCATCTATCCCCAGACGTGGAACGGCAGCCTCTGCATGCGCCTCGAGGTGCTGGGCTGCCCCCTCTCCAGTAAGAGCCACCCCAAAGCACCAGCTGGGAGGGTTGAGGTGGGGGTGGCAGCTCCCTGGCCCCTCCCCCCaccatgtccctgtcccctccgCAGCCGTCAGCAGCTACTACGCCCAGCAGAATGAGGTGACTTCCACCGACAACCTGGACTTCCGCCATCACTCCTACAAGGACATGAGGCAGGTGAGGACttctgtggtggtggtgtgagATCCTCTGTGGGGTGGGATCTTCCTTGGGTGGGATTGTTCATGAGGGGTGAGTTCCTCCATTGCGGTTGGGCTTAGACCCCCGAGTTCTGCTCCTCACTACCCGCCTCCACTGATAACCTGTACTTCCACCACCTCTCCTACAAGGACATGAGGCAGGTGAGGACTTGTGTGGTGGTGGAGTGGGATCCTCCATGGAGTTGGATCATCCATGAGGGGTGGGATCCTCCATGGGGGAGTGTGCTTAGGTCCCAAAGTTCTGCCCCT encodes the following:
- the AEBP1 gene encoding adipocyte enhancer-binding protein 1 isoform X3; translated protein: MRPPHPSMLPLLLPLLLPLLPPGAPAAPPALTDAEIEAFLRGFLGTGDGSEADTDLGFGTGTDPGFGIDPRFGTGTGPGTGTDPGSPERVKEPQKAKKGKKEKPPKPTKKPKERARGSKKDKDKDKDRGKDKPPKTPKEKPPKGSEKPPKGSKKPKEKPPKEKPPKKPSGKKPLEPPTTPPESPTIPLSPWGEEEDVGTPHFPERPSPYEEEEDGGGQGDLEEPSKPWEDWHPKPQPEVPEPPTLDYNEQLEREDYEDFEYIRQQQKPRKPPSRKKPDRVWPQPEEPLLPEVSLPQPVPSPVLVTEGDYEEPFEHPNYDDLEYGLPPPPKPRKHPDKGDEMETDEEKLKPWKPKKGGSSKEEEEDPWAEEKTRDRKGKPKKTGGKKWDPDEDEWAPPEEKTRCPPIGLESHRIEDDQILASSMLRHGLGAQRGRLNMQAGTNEDDFFDGAWCAEDDSRAHWIEVDTRRTTKFTGVITQGRDSQIHEDFVTSFYVGFSNDSQNWVMYSNGYEEMKFYGNVDKDTPVLTEFPEPMAARYIRIYPQTWNGSLCMRLEVLGCPLSTVSSYYAQQNEVTSTDNLDFRHHSYKDMRQLMKVVNEECPTITRIYNIGKSSRGLKIYAMEISDNPGEHETGEPEFRYTAGLHGNEVLGRELLLLLMQFLCKEYQDGNPRVRSLVTETRIHLVPSLNPDGYELAREAGSELGNWALGHWTEEGYDLFENFPDLASALWAAEERKLVPQKFPNHHIPVPEHYLAEDATVAVETRAIMAWMDKNPFVLGANLQGGEKLVSYPFDTARPISETPSAAPRPPDDYEDDNPELQETPDHAIFRWLAISYASAHLTMTETFRGGCHTQDMTNAMGIVQGAKWHPRAGSMNDFSYLHTNCLELSIYLGCDKFPHESELQQEWENNKESLLTFMEQPTASPRCPQPAAGTIGAS
- the AEBP1 gene encoding adipocyte enhancer-binding protein 1 isoform X2, with translation MRPPHPSMLPLLLPLLLPLLPPGAPAAPPALTDAEIEAFLRGFLGTGDGSEADTDLGFGTGTDPGFGIDPRFGTGTGPGTGTDPGSPERVKEPQKAKKGKKEKPPKPTKKPKERARGSKKDKDKDKDRGKDKPPKTPKEKPPKGSEKPPKGSKKPKEKPPKEKPPKKPSGKKPLEPPTTPPESPTIPLSPWGEEEDVGTPHFPERPSPYEEEEDGGGQGDLEEPSKPWEDWHPKPQPEVPEPPTLDYNEQLEREDYEDFEYIRQQQKPRKPPSRKKPDRVWPQPEEPLLPEVSLPQPVPSPVLVTEGDYEEPFEHPNYDDLEYGLPPPPKPRKHPDKGDEMETDEEKLKPWKPKKGGSSKEEEEDPWAEEKTRDRKGKPKKTGGKKWDPDEDEWAPPEEKTRCPPIGLESHRIEDDQILASSMLRHGLGAQRGRLNMQAGTNEDDFFDGAWCAEDDSRAHWIEVDTRRTTKFTGVITQGRDSQIHEDFVTSFYVGFSNDSQNWVMYSNGYEEMKFYGNVDKDTPVLTEFPEPMAARYIRIYPQTWNGSLCMRLEVLGCPLSTVSSYYAQQNEVTSTDNLDFRHHSYKDMRQLMKVVNEECPTITRIYNIGKSSRGLKIYAMEISDNPGEHETGEPEFRYTAGLHGNEVLGRELLLLLMQFLCKEYQDGNPRVRSLVTETRIHLVPSLNPDGYELAREAVAVETRAIMAWMDKNPFVLGANLQGGEKLVSYPFDTARPISETPSAAPRPPDDYEDDNPELQETPDHAIFRWLAISYASAHLTMTETFRGGCHTQDMTNAMGIVQGAKWHPRAGSMNDFSYLHTNCLELSIYLGCDKFPHESELQQEWENNKESLLTFMEQVHRGIKGMVTDQQGDPIANATIVVGGINHNIQTASGGDYWRILNPGEYRVSARAEGYNPSVKTCNVFYDIGATQCNFVLSRSNWKRIREIMAMNGNRPIRRIIPGRPMTPRERMRLRMRLRHRMRLRQQMRLRRLNATTVASGPMAPLTTTALPFPFSSTAYAPWSQEPPTAGTWEMETETEVVTELVTETEAWELGTGTAQPFTTAETYTVNFGD
- the AEBP1 gene encoding adipocyte enhancer-binding protein 1 isoform X1, which produces MRPPHPSMLPLLLPLLLPLLPPGAPAAPPALTDAEIEAFLRGFLGTGDGSEADTDLGFGTGTDPGFGIDPRFGTGTGPGTGTDPGSPERVKEPQKAKKGKKEKPPKPTKKPKERARGSKKDKDKDKDRGKDKPPKTPKEKPPKGSEKPPKGSKKPKEKPPKEKPPKKPSGKKPLEPPTTPPESPTIPLSPWGEEEDVGTPHFPERPSPYEEEEDGGGQGDLEEPSKPWEDWHPKPQPEVPEPPTLDYNEQLEREDYEDFEYIRQQQKPRKPPSRKKPDRVWPQPEEPLLPEVSLPQPVPSPVLVTEGDYEEPFEHPNYDDLEYGLPPPPKPRKHPDKGDEMETDEEKLKPWKPKKGGSSKEEEEDPWAEEKTRDRKGKPKKTGGKKWDPDEDEWAPPEEKTRCPPIGLESHRIEDDQILASSMLRHGLGAQRGRLNMQAGTNEDDFFDGAWCAEDDSRAHWIEVDTRRTTKFTGVITQGRDSQIHEDFVTSFYVGFSNDSQNWVMYSNGYEEMKFYGNVDKDTPVLTEFPEPMAARYIRIYPQTWNGSLCMRLEVLGCPLSTVSSYYAQQNEVTSTDNLDFRHHSYKDMRQLMKVVNEECPTITRIYNIGKSSRGLKIYAMEISDNPGEHETGEPEFRYTAGLHGNEVLGRELLLLLMQFLCKEYQDGNPRVRSLVTETRIHLVPSLNPDGYELAREAGSELGNWALGHWTEEGYDLFENFPDLASALWAAEERKLVPQKFPNHHIPVPEHYLAEDATVAVETRAIMAWMDKNPFVLGANLQGGEKLVSYPFDTARPISETPSAAPRPPDDYEDDNPELQETPDHAIFRWLAISYASAHLTMTETFRGGCHTQDMTNAMGIVQGAKWHPRAGSMNDFSYLHTNCLELSIYLGCDKFPHESELQQEWENNKESLLTFMEQVHRGIKGMVTDQQGDPIANATIVVGGINHNIQTASGGDYWRILNPGEYRVSARAEGYNPSVKTCNVFYDIGATQCNFVLSRSNWKRIREIMAMNGNRPIRRIIPGRPMTPRERMRLRMRLRHRMRLRQQMRLRRLNATTVASGPMAPLTTTALPFPFSSTAYAPWSQEPPTAGTWEMETETEVVTELVTETEAWELGTGTAQPFTTAETYTVNFGD